DNA from Thermococcus argininiproducens:
ATAAGAGCCATGGCTGCCTTTTGTGCATGCAATCTGTTCTCTGCCTCGTCAAAGACTACACTATTTGGCGAGTCCACCACATCGTCGGTAACTTCCTCTCCCCTGTGAGCTGGGAGGCAGTGCATGAAGATGTAATCTGGCTTTGCATGCTTAACGAGATCTTTGTTTACTTGGAATGGCATGAATACCTTCCTTCTTTCCTCAGCTTCAGCTTCTTGACCCATTGAAGCCCAAACATCAGTGTAGATTACATCGGCGTCTTTAACCGCCTTTACCGGGTCATGTAAAAGCTCAAAGCTTCCTCCGCTTTCTGCAACGTTTTGCTCTGCCCACTTAATCACCTTTGCATCGGGTTCATAGCCCTCGGGGGTTGCCACAACCACATCAGCACCTAACTTTGTACCGGCAATCATTAACGAATGAGCAACATTGTTTCCATCACCGACGTAAACAATCTTAAGACCTTCAATTCTTCCTTTCTTCTCTTTAATAGTCATGTAATCTGCCAAGGCCTGACATGGGTGTGAGAAGTCGCTAAGTCCATTGATGACTGGGACGCTTGCGTATTTAGCGAGATCTTCGACATCCTTGTGGGCATAAACTCTTGCCATAATACCATCAACATACCTGCTTAACACTCTTGCAGTGTCAGCTATTGTTTCTCCTCTTCTCAATTGGAGATCTTGGGCATTCAAATACAGTCCATAACCACCAAGCTGGTAAATGCCAACTTCAAAGCTTATTCTTGTTCTCGTCGATGGCTTTTGAAAAATCATAGCTAACGTTTTACCCTCAAGAACACGATGTGGCTTCCCTATTTTGTTCCATATTTTCATCATTTCAGCTGTTTTAAGAATTGTTTCAAGTTCCTCTCTAGTAAAGTCTTGGAGACATAAAATATCTCTTCCAGCCAAACTTACTACCATGTGCATCACCGTCTAAAGCTCCACATTGCCGTTAATAACTATTTCGTCGTTGAAAAATAAGCTATAACGAAAATTTTCGAAAAATTCCTGAGGATTAATGGATAAACGTAAATCTCTACAAAACAATATCTTGCTGAAGTTTTCAACAATGCTAATAAGGGAGGTGTTCGTCTTATTTTCGGTGTGAACATATGAAAGGGATAAAAGTTAAGCTCATAAATTACACTCCAAGACCCTTAGAAACCATAACTTGGGCAGCTTTGATAAGCTATTGGGACGAGTGGGAAAGCGAAGCATTCGAAAGGATAACAAAAGATGATGTAGAAAAGCATTTGCCAAGGGTTCTCTCTTATGGACATGAAAGCATCCTAGAACATGCCACCTTTACCTTCGCTATTGAAGGATGTTCAAGAACTTGTAGTCATCAACTTGTTCGCCATAGATTAGCAAGCTACACACAGCAATCAATGCGGTACATCAAAATAAATCTTGAAGATGTTGAAGAGACTTTCGTGATTCCGGAGAGTGTGAAGAAAGATCCAGAACTCTATGAGAAGTGGAAAAAACTTATGGAGGAAACTATTAAACTTTACGAAGAGAGCTACGCCAAAGGTATACATCAAGAGGATGCACGCTTCATTCTACCACAGGCTGTGAGAACCAAAATAGTCGTGACAATGAACCTGAGAGAGCTCAAGCACTTTCTTGGATTTAGAGCGTGTGCAAGAGCACAATGGGAAATTAATCATATCGCATGGAAAATGCTAGAGGAAATCGCCAAAATAAAGGAACTACGACCCATAATAGAATGGGCTAAACTAGGCCCTCGATGTATAGCACTAGGATACTGTCCCGAGAAAGAACTCATGCCGCTTGGATGCTTAAAAATGACAAAGGATAAGTGGAAAAAGTTAATGGAAGTATGAATCTTATTTCATAAAATTTTTAAAAGTGGTCCTTAAAATAAGAAAAAATATTTGTATAACAACCCTCTTAGAATTGCATTAATGCCCGATTAAAACCTTTGTTGGCCTCTTCTCAACTGTAAAGCATTTTTATCACCATAAATAGCCAAAAAAGCTCTAAAAAGACTTTTATATGTAACTTTAGTGAAATTTTCTTGATACATCCCCCACTTAGTACAATAAGGGAGGTTTAGAATATGGCAGATTATGGAATACTATCTCTTTTGCCACCATTGGTGGCCATAGGTCTAGCAATATTGACAAAAAGGGTACTATTTGCATTATTCTTCGGAGTATGGGTTGGTGGACTCTTAGTTGCAGGGGGAGACCCAATAGGGGCAACAACTCAAACACTTAAATGGATTGTTTTTAATATAGCCTCAGCATGGGAAGAAAACGGTCAACTGGTTACTGATCTCTGGAACACAAGGATATTGCTATTCGACGCATTGATTGGTGCAGGTGTAGCTTTAATCTACAAAGCAGGTGGAATGAATGCTATTGCAAAGGCCGTAACAAAGAAGATTAAAAGCAGTAAGGCCGCTTCTTTAATGGCAGCAATCTTCGGAACTATGATTTTCTTCGATGATTATACAAACACCATTATAGTTGGTAACACAATGAGACCAATAACAGATAGGGCGAGAGTATCAAGAGAATTTTTGGCGTATGCTGATGATTCCACAGCTGCCCCCGTAGCAGTTTTAGCCGTTGTTTCAACTTGGATAGGATATGAGCTTGGACTCTTGAAAAATGCAATAGCAAGTGTAGGAGAAAGCATAAGTGCCTATTCAGCATGGTTTGCAAGCTGGCCCTATAGATTCTACCCAATATTAGCAATAATCCTAGTTTACCTCGTAGCGATTACTCACAGACATTATGGACCCATGCTTAAAGCTGAATACAGAGCAAGAAGGGAAGGCAAGGTAATCAGAGATGGGGCCCAACCTATGATGACCACCGAAGTTGATGTTGGAATGCCCATAGAAGGCAAAGAAAATGTGTGGGTATTCATACTTCCCGTGCTAGCATTGGTGGCAATGACATTCCTTGGATTATGGGTCACTGGCGGAGGAAGTGCGGCTTACGCTGAAGGGGGCTTCCAAGCTGTTCTTTCAAATGCAGACTCAACTTGGGCCCTTGTATGGGGTTCATTTGCAATGGTTGTTGTCGCAATGGCCCTTGTTATTGGAATGAAAATCATGGATCTCAAAGAAGTTGAAGAAACTGTAGTTGCAGGTATGAAACAGATGCACTTTGCCATGATGATCCTCATCCTTGCCTGGAGTATTAAAAGTGCAAGTGATGCCGTAGGAACTGCAGATTATGTTGTAAGAGTAGCTTCAAATATCCTCTCACCCGGATTAGTCCCATTGGTAATTTTCATTGTTGCAGCCTTCATCTCATTTACTACCGGAACCTCATGGGGAACCTTCGCTATAATGATGCCAATAGCGGTACCTCTAGCTTATCAGCTGAGTGGAAGTTTTGGCCCAGTAGTTTATGCAAGCATAGCCTCAGTTTTTGCTGGTGGTGTCTTTGGAGACCACTGCTCACCAATAAGCGATACCACAATCATGAGCTCAATGTTCTCTGGTTGTGATCATATAGATCACGTCAGCACGCAAATTCCATACTCACTCACTGCAGCGGTTGTTGGAGCTTTGATGCTGCTATTGTTTGCTATAGGACTAACAAACGGCTGGTTATTACTAGCTATTGCAATACCTCTACTAATAGGGTTCCACTATCTCCTAAGTGAATGGTACGGCAAGAAAGTTGGTATTCCTCATGGAAAAGTACCATTGTATCTTGTAGAAGAAGATCTCAAAGGAAAAGGCGGCGCCATTCCCAAGGGAGCCGTTATAGGAGAGGAATGATCCCTCTATCTTTAAATTTTTTAGCTATAAAAAATATTATAGAAGAGGTTTATACAGTATCATTCACTCGCTAAAACCTCATCTATTGCTTTTTTAAGCTCTTTATACGCTTCTTCAAGTGACTCTGGAATAACTTTTGTATTGGTTAATACCGGCATGAAATTTGTATCCCCATTCCATCTTGGGACTACATGAAGATGAACGTGATCATCAATTCCGGCCCCAGCAACTCTTCCAAGATTCACTCCCATATTAAAACCATCAGGATTCATGGCTTTTTTCAATGCCTTTATTATAAGCTGGGATAGCTTCATAATTTCCAAAAGCTCCTCATCGGTGAGATCTTCCCACTTTCCAACATGTCTGTAAGGAGCTATCATGACATGACCTGGGTTATATGGATAATTGTTCATAATTATGAACGCGTTCTTTCCCTTGTAAAGGATCAATCTCTCTTCATCTTTGTTTTCCTTTGGAAAATCACAAAATATACAGCCATTGTGTTTAGGGGATCTTATGTACTCAATGCGCCATGGTGCCCATAGGAGTCTCATGTCCTCACCTCAATTGGGGAAAAGCTTGAGGATTAAAAAGGTTTCTCATAAACTTTTTATTTCATTTCAGATATTCACTGTAGGTGGTAGAAGATGAAAAGAAAGGGAATTCTTATCATTCTCGATGGACTTGGAGATAGGCCAGTGAAAGAACTCGAGGGGAAAACGCCTCTTGAATATGCAAAGACCCCAAATATGGACAAACTTGCAAAAATTGGAATTCTTGGACAACAAGACCCAATCGCCCCTGGACAACCTGCTGGGAGTGACACTGCACATCTTGCAATATTTGGTTATGATCCTTATCAAACATACAGAGGCAGAGGGTTTTTTGAGGCCTTAGGGGTAGGCCTAAACCTGGATGAAGATGACCTAGCATTTAGAGTCAACTTCGCAACAATTGAAGACAGAACAATAATAGACAGAAGAGCCGGAAGAATTAGTACAGAAGAGGCTCATGAACTAGCAAAGGCCATTCAAGAAAACGTGAAAATCAGCGCAGATTTTATCTTTGTCGGTGCAACTGGCCACAGGGCAGTTCTAGTGCTTAAAGGTATGGCCAAAGGTTACAGAGTAGGAGAAAACGACCCCCACGTAGAAGGAAAGCCTCCCTATAAGTTTGAGTATGAAGACGAGGAGAGTAAAAAAGTTGCTAAAATCTTAGAAGAATTTGTAGAGAAATCCCACAAAGTTCTCAAAGAACATCCAATAAACAAAAAAAGAAAAGAAGAAGGCAAACCCGTTGCTAACTACCTCCTAATAAGGGGAGCAGGAACCTATCCAAATATACCGATGAAATTTACAAAGCAATGGAAAGTCAAAGCAGCTGCCGTAGTTGCCACGGCGTTAGTTAAGGGTGTCGCAAGAGCCATAGGATTTGATGTTTATACTCCCGATGGTGCAACCGGTGAATATAATACCGATGCAATCGCCAAAGCCAAAAAGGTAGTAGAGCTTCTCAACGATTATGACTTTATATTCCTCCACTTCAAGCCAACAGATGCTGCGGGGCATGACAACAACCCAAAGAGAAAAATAGAAATGATAGAAATGGCCGATAAAATGATAGGATACATTATTAAAAATATCAACTTAGAAGAAACTATAATAGCTATTACAGGAGATCATTCAACACCATGTGAAGTCAAAAACCACAGTGCTGATCCAGTACCTCTCTTAATAGCAGGAGGCGGAGTTAGGACTGATTACACAGAAAGCTTTGGAGAACGAGAATGCATGCGCGGGGGAATAGGAAGAGTAAGAGGAAAATACATAGTGCCAATGATGATGGATTTAATGGGAAGGACAGAGAAATTTGGAGCTTAATTTTTTCATTTCTTATGTAAAGGCTTGCTGAGTTCTATTGTTTCAAACGAATCTCTTGCCAGATCAACAATGAGCAGTTTATTTGTTAAAAGATTTCCACAATTAGTTATGATTTTCACAACTTCAGCAGCCTCTATAGTACCCACAATTCCTGCAAGTGATCCAAAAATAGGCATTTTTTCATTATCCGTGTCCTTAACCCCTGAAAAAATATCTTCTAAACTCTGAGTTTCTTCGGGAATAATTGTGGTAACTTCACCATAAAGTCCGTTAACTCCTCCATGCACTAATGGGACTTTTGCTTTTTGACAATATCTATCTATGATATATCGGGTTTCAAAGTTGTCTACACAATCGACTACCACATCAACTTCTTTTAACACTTCAATCACATTCTCTTCTGACAATCTCTCATCAGAGGTTTCTACTTTTATGTGAGAATTAAAATGCTCAAGTTTTCGTTTAGCTAAATTAACTTTGGAGTCTTTTCCAACTTCCTCTTCCCAATAGAGAATTTGCCGATCTAAATTGCTCAATTCTGGCTTCTCACAGTCAATGAGCAGAAGAGTACCTACACCAGCTGCCGCTAAATAATAAGCCACAGGGCACCCCAATCCTCCAAGACCCACAATAGCTACTTTTGCAGATTTTAGTTTCTCCTGCGCTTCAACCCCTAATAATTTAATCTCCCTATCCTGCCTTTCAATTTCATGTTTTGTAAGCATTAGAGTCACCTCCCTAACTTATGCACTGATTACAAAGATATTACTTGATATATAGTAAAGATAATCTTGTTTTATATCAACTATTCGATGTTAGGAATCCATAATATATAAACTATTTCTTTTGCATTTTATCCATCTTATTTTTCTTTATAAAAATTGCCTTATTAAAGAAGAATACTCTCAAAGCGTTCTATAAGTCTTCTAAAAATCTTCTGATAGTTTCATACTCTACACTCATTTGATCAGTTACATCCCTAATCCCTCTACGCACATACCACGCTGGATGCTTTAGATATGTGGACTTAACACCCAGCTTCTTTAGAGCCTTATACGCAGTCCGCCCAATAGCAAAAATCCCTTTTGGTTTTACTATTTTAAGTTCTTTCTCTAAGAGAGATAGTTCTTTCTTACTAAAGCCTTTAAACTTATTTTCAGGAGGATTGCATTTCACAACGTTCGTTATGTACACAAAATCTGGATTCACTCCAAGAGAAAAGAGCACCTTTCGAAGAAGCATCCCCGAGGCATCCCTATAAAAACATATTCCTGTCAAACCACACCCCTTTCTCCCTGGTGCTTCACCTACTAAAACCACTTTTGATCCAACCCACCCGTTTGCAAAGGGGAGGCCATCAAAGCCCTTTATACTAACCTGATATTGGTAATACTCATCATGACAAAATTTCAAAGGATTATTAATGAATTCATTATAAAGGTTCACAAGTTGCAGGACTTTTTTCTCATCTTCTAGGGTTTTAACTAAAAATCTCTCATTGGGGTTGTATATTGTTCTTGAGTAAAGCCCATAAGTTTTTTCATCTAAAGCAAGTAAATCTCGCCAATCTCTCAGAACAAGAGGCATGACTTTAAAGTTCTTGGGATTTATATAAATCTCACCAATCTTTCTCAAACCTTCAAATCTTAGCAACATAAAAGATAAAACAATCAACGTGCTTATAATTTTGGTGGTCTTGATGGAAACGAAAAAGTGCCCTCTCTGCGGTGGGGACATGATAAAAGGAAAAAGTCCAACAGAAGGTTATGCCCTCTATTTTTGGAAAGCTCCTTGGAAAAAGGGATTTAGAGGGGCAATTAAGGGAACTGTGAAAGCATATCCCTGGCTTTGTCTTAATTGTGGCGCAATAATTCCATATGTAGGAGAGGATGAGCTTCAAAAAGTGAGAGAGGAATATGAAGAGGCCAGAATAAGTGGGATGATATAAAAGGTGGAAACCGCTTAAATATTCATCTTTTCATTCTTGCCTCCCAGCGCAGGAAAATAAACAAGAATATCATGAAAATTGTAACGTAATAACTCACGGTGAACGCTACAATCCCTATAAGGCCCAAGGTATATAAAACAGCTAAAATTATAACTATCGGGAGCAATAACCGATAAATCTTCTTTCTTTCCATGGTCCCACCTTTTGGAAATAATTGTTTGAGTTTTTAAAGATTCTGGGAAAATTAAGAAAAGAAAAATTAGCCAGCACTAGCTTCACAAACTAATGGTTGGCCCTGGAAATTAAACTCTTCTGGGTACAAAAACATTGCAATCTCTTCTAAGCCTTCTACTATTCTCGGACTTTGTCGTGCGATTATGTCGTCATTACTTAAAGTATAAACATTCCCATTTTTCACCGCGTCTGTATTGGCAAGAGCTCCTTGGCATAACTCATTTGCCGTTATACCAGCGCTTGGAGGAAGGATTATCACCTCAGGATTCCTAGCAATGACTTCCTCAATACTCACTTGGGCCCATCCCTGAACGTCACCAAAGATATTATCCCCACCTGCAAGAGCTAATAACTCGTTAATGAAGGTTCCATTGCCTGCTGTCATCAGAGGGTCTCCCCATACAATGTAAAACACCTTGGGTTTTCTCTTACCCTCTACTTTTTTCTGTATGTCTTCTATTTTATTTTTCATGTCAATAATCACTTCTTGAGCTTGCTCTGGCCTATTTGTAACATTTCCAAGAAGTTCAAGAGCATTATAGATTCCTTCTATACTCTGAGGCTCTATTATCAGCACAGGTGCTATTTTCTCCAATTGATCCAAATACCTGATGTGGTAAGAGAGAGCAATTATTAGGTCTGGATTTAAAGAGGCAATTACTTCAATGTTAGGATCCATATCTCCAACCACTGTTCGACCTTCTTGAACATTTTCTGGATAATTATCCCATTTTGTGATTCCAATAACTTTATCCAGCGCTCCAATAAAATAGAGAGTCTCTGTAATGCTTGGGGCAAGAGATACAATACGCTCTGGTTCGCTTTCTATTGTTACCTCTCTATTGGCAAAGTCCACAACTTTTAGAGGGTACCTTTCAATGGGAGTGGTTGTGGTTTGAGTTTCTTGTGAAGTGGTTTGCTCCTGAGTGGTTTGTGTCCCCGTACTAGGAGCTTGATTCACACATCCAGCAATGAACACTCCGAACACGAGCAACAGCGCTATAAACATGGTTTTCTTCATATTTCTCACCTTGGATATTTTGTCCATCTACAATAAAAAAAGAGAGTATATAAATTTATTGGATAATTTATCCAAATGGTTTCTCAGTAAGACCATTGTCATTTAAAAAATCCCAGAGATTAAGCACTGAAGTATCGCAAAACAAACCTATTAGACATCTAAGCTAAAAATAATGTAAGAAAAACAAACTAAAGTGTTGAAAGTACTTTGGTTGTAACATCATTCCCTTCTTTATCATAGATTCTGTAATAGCACTTGCATGGGAATTTCATGCTTGCCCTTTTCATGGCAGCAAGGGCAAATTTGAGGTGTTGTCTGTTAACTCTAACTGTAAGGATCTTTTGGTCCTTTTTCAGTCTTGCGGCAAGCCCAATTGGCTTTCCAAATGGTCTTCTCATACCATTTCCATAACGGTCGGCCTTTCTTCCAGTTGCCATTGGGTTCTCTCTGAGTATTTGGAATGGGTAAACTCTAATCTTATAGTGGAAGTTGCTTCTACCAACGTTCTTGCTAAGGAATCTGTTAAGTTGAGTTCTTGCAGCTTCAAGGGCATTTTGTCTAATCTGAACCGGTTCTGCTGTATGAAGGCTAACTTCAAACTCAAAGTCTCCAGCAGGATTTCCCATGTCAAATATGGTAATTCTCGGACCAGGAGCACCTCTAATGTACTCCCTTCTTGTGTAAGCAGGTTTGTCAACGTATCTGTCAATCTTAGCTGGTCTCAAAGCCATATATCTCACCTCCCAAATGAGCGTAATCTAAAGGTAAGCACTTTCCTCAACTTATAAAAGTTTTGGATTCTTGACTTGAAAGCTTTTTGGTGCTTGTTATATAAAGGTTTTTATATTCGTGAAGTATCATACAATTGGGTGGTATTATGCAATTTGAGGACGCTTATAAGGAAGTATATGAAATAGTAAAACCAAAGTACAAGCTTTTTACTGCTGGTCCAGTTGCATGTTTTCCAGAGGTTCTTGAAATAATGAAAGTCCAAATGTTCAGCCACAGGGCCAAAGAATATAAGCAAATGCACGTAGATACCGTTGAAAGACTTAAAAAATTCCTCGAAGTTGAAAAAGGTGAAGTTCTCTTATTCCCAAGCTCCGGAACTGGAGTTATGGAAGCAAGCATAAGAAACGGTATTAGTAAAAAGGGGAAAGTTCTCGTCACAATCATAGGTGCCTTTGGAAAAAGATATAAACAGGTTGTTGAGAGTAATGGAAGAACAGCCATAACTTTAGAATACGAACCTGGAAAGGCCGTTAAGCCTGAAGACCTCGATGAAATTCTTAAGAAAAATCCAGATGTTGAAGCTGTCACTATAACTTACAACGAAACATCTACTGGTGTTCTCAACCCATTGCCAGAACTTGCCAAAGTCGCCAAAGAGCACGATAAGCTTGTTTTTGTTGATGCTGTAAGTGCCATGGGTGGTGCAGACATTAAATTCACTAAGTGGGGAATAGATGTTGTTTTTGGAAGCTCTCAAAAGGCTTTTGGAGTTCCACCAGGTTTAGCAATCGGAGCATTCAGTGAACGTTTCATAGAGATAGCAAACAAAGCTGAGGAGAAGGGTTGGTACTTTGATGTTCCAAGATATATAAAAGTCCAAAACGAAAAACAGGGACCACCATCAACACCAGCAATGCCTCAAGAGTTTGGGCTCAATGTTGTCCTGAGAATAATCGAGAAAATGGGCGGGAAAGAAAAATGGCTTGCTATGTATAAAAAGAGAAGCGAAATGATAAGGAACGGAGTAAAAGATATTGGTCTAGAGATCCTTGCAGAACCAGGATATGAAAGTCCCACAATAACAGCTGTACTTACGCCAGAAGGTATCAAAGGAGATCAAGTTTACAACGCAATGCGTGAGAGAGGCTTTGAGTTAGCAAAAGGTTACGGCGAGGGAATCAAAGAGAAGACCTTTAGAATCGGCAACATGGGTTACATGACCTCTGAGGACATTCAAGAAATGCTCAAAAACTTAAAAGAAGTGATAGATGAATTAAAAGCAAAAATTTAGACCGTCTTTTCCAATTCTATTCTTCCCTCTTTTTGGACAATCCTGTAGATTGTGTTCACCCTTCTGAGACCACTTTTTATGTCCCTATAAAGCTCAATGAGTAGCTCAAACCTGGCAAGAGTGTTATCATCAATTCTAAGCCAGTGCTTTATTTCATCTAGAAGATCCCTAGAAAGAACGAGAGATGAAATTATGAAAGGGTAATCATCAATAATCTTATCTAAGAGATAAGGGATATCTATCGTGTGAAGTGTGTCTATAATGACATAATCAGGATTAAGCTCCTTAATTTTCTTGATTATATCTTTGGTTCTCTGTTTAGTGCTTTTTTCATTAAATTCTGTGTCAATTACATGAATATTCTCCTTAAAGGGCTTAAATTCACCATAAGCTGTGACCACTGCAATCTTCCATTCATCAGGGATTAGATGTATCATGGCTTCAATAAGTTTTGTTTTACCAGCCCTGCTTGTTCCAACCACCAGTATGTCCTCTTTTTTTAGTATTACCTCTTTAATCACTTCTAGTTGGTCCTTGGTTACAGTCCCATATCTCAAAAGGTCATCTGGAGTGAAAATATAGACGCCCATTTTTGTCACCACAATATATTTGATTCTTAATGTTATTAACTATATGGTGGTTGTAAGTTCATATGTGGAGGGGATGAAATGAATATCCGAAAGCTCCTTCTCGGAGCTGGTCTAGTTGTTATCCTCTATGGGTTATTCTTCTCAAGAGCGATTATCCTTGAAACAAATAGTGAAAACTCTCCAATGTTGACGGAACAAAACTTCAAACAATGTTCAGTGAAAATTAAAGTAAGAGAGCTGACCTCCTCTCCGCCGTGAAGGGCGAGGGCTCCTCTCGGGAGTCATAACCCTCACCCTTCAAGGCTTTCATTGGTTTGCGGGCCCATCACTTACTCGGGTTACCCCTTTCGGTTCAGCCCGCAGGCCGGGTCTTCGGCCCGTTACCCCTACCGCAAAGCGGTTCGGGGTTATCGTTTTAGAGGCCACTTTTGGAGGTTTCAACCACCTCAGCGGTGGTATTATAAAGGACGCCTTACGGCGTCTTCCCTCCGAGGGCGGAGGGACACGATGAAACCCTCACTAATGGTTGCCCTTGGAGCAGCCTCTCCGAGGCCCATATTACGCTAATAAGTTTAAAAAAGTTTCGGTAGTTTAAAGGTTTTCTTGGGCAGTTCACCATATCCTACTCTAAAGAACGAGACTTTCACGAGGGCAAATCCCCCGGGAGAGGAAAAAAGAGGGCTATGCGTTTACCTTTTGAAAGCCTCGCCCCTTTAGGGCGGGGATGCAGAAATTTTAAAGCAAGCTTTTGAGCTGGAAAGCGTTACTTTTTTAAAGCCTAAGAATCATACTACAAGTTGATATGAAGAGGACGATAACAGTTAAACTCCACCCTTCAAAAGAGCAAGAGAAAGCACTCTTCGAATTAGCTGATCTTGGAGCTAAAGTTTGGAATGAAGTGAACTACTTGAGAAGGCAACAATTCTTTAACCATGAAATTGTGGATTTTAACAAGACTGAGAAAATAGTTTATGAAAAATACAAGCGTGAAATCGGCTCTGCAACAGTCCAACAAGTTTGCAGAAAAAATGCTGAAGCCTGGCGGGATTTCTTCTCGCAAATCAGAATGAAGAAGAGTAAGGAACTCCCCAAGTGGTTAAAACCAAAACCTCCAGGCTATAAAAAAGAGGGAAAACCACTCATAATCCTCAGGAACACTCAATATAGAATTGAGGGGAATAAATTAATCCTCAAGGGCCTTGGAAAATTCAAAAGGCTTGAAGTTCAATTCAAGGGTAGAATTCACTTGAGGGGCAAGCAAGGGAGGTTAGAATTAATTTATAATCCCGTTAAACGCAAGTGGTACGCTCACGTCACCATTTCAAAGGTTGAGGAAAAGTTAACTAAGAATGGCTGGATTAAACTTCCAAGAAAACCGTTAGGCAATTTAACTGCTGGCATTGATTTGGGCGTGAATAACTTAATGGCTGTTTACGTTGAAAGCGGGGAAAGTTTTCTGGTGAATGGTCATCCCCTGAAGAGCATTGCTTTCTACTGGCAAAAGCGGATTGCCGATTACCAGTCAAAACTCAATAAGAGCGGAGCAAAGAAGAGTAGAAAACTTAGAAGAATGCATGAAAAAGCAAAACTCCAAGCGAGACACTACATCAACACTATAGTAAGACAAACCGTGAAAAAACTCTATCATCTTGGAGTTTCACGAATTGTGGTTGGTTATCCAAAGGGAATCACTCGAAATTCTGAGAAGGGTAGAAAGCAGAATTTCATTCTTTCCCACGTTTGGAGGTTCAATACTGTTATTAAACGCTTGAGTGAAGTCGCTGAAGAGTACGATATTAGTGTTGTGGTTGTTGATGAG
Protein-coding regions in this window:
- the argF gene encoding ornithine carbamoyltransferase; the protein is MVVSLAGRDILCLQDFTREELETILKTAEMMKIWNKIGKPHRVLEGKTLAMIFQKPSTRTRISFEVGIYQLGGYGLYLNAQDLQLRRGETIADTARVLSRYVDGIMARVYAHKDVEDLAKYASVPVINGLSDFSHPCQALADYMTIKEKKGRIEGLKIVYVGDGNNVAHSLMIAGTKLGADVVVATPEGYEPDAKVIKWAEQNVAESGGSFELLHDPVKAVKDADVIYTDVWASMGQEAEAEERRKVFMPFQVNKDLVKHAKPDYIFMHCLPAHRGEEVTDDVVDSPNSVVFDEAENRLHAQKAAMALIMGGIKF
- the thyX gene encoding FAD-dependent thymidylate synthase translates to MKGIKVKLINYTPRPLETITWAALISYWDEWESEAFERITKDDVEKHLPRVLSYGHESILEHATFTFAIEGCSRTCSHQLVRHRLASYTQQSMRYIKINLEDVEETFVIPESVKKDPELYEKWKKLMEETIKLYEESYAKGIHQEDARFILPQAVRTKIVVTMNLRELKHFLGFRACARAQWEINHIAWKMLEEIAKIKELRPIIEWAKLGPRCIALGYCPEKELMPLGCLKMTKDKWKKLMEV
- a CDS encoding Na+/H+ antiporter NhaC family protein, producing the protein MADYGILSLLPPLVAIGLAILTKRVLFALFFGVWVGGLLVAGGDPIGATTQTLKWIVFNIASAWEENGQLVTDLWNTRILLFDALIGAGVALIYKAGGMNAIAKAVTKKIKSSKAASLMAAIFGTMIFFDDYTNTIIVGNTMRPITDRARVSREFLAYADDSTAAPVAVLAVVSTWIGYELGLLKNAIASVGESISAYSAWFASWPYRFYPILAIILVYLVAITHRHYGPMLKAEYRARREGKVIRDGAQPMMTTEVDVGMPIEGKENVWVFILPVLALVAMTFLGLWVTGGGSAAYAEGGFQAVLSNADSTWALVWGSFAMVVVAMALVIGMKIMDLKEVEETVVAGMKQMHFAMMILILAWSIKSASDAVGTADYVVRVASNILSPGLVPLVIFIVAAFISFTTGTSWGTFAIMMPIAVPLAYQLSGSFGPVVYASIASVFAGGVFGDHCSPISDTTIMSSMFSGCDHIDHVSTQIPYSLTAAVVGALMLLLFAIGLTNGWLLLAIAIPLLIGFHYLLSEWYGKKVGIPHGKVPLYLVEEDLKGKGGAIPKGAVIGEE
- a CDS encoding HIT family protein, which gives rise to MRLLWAPWRIEYIRSPKHNGCIFCDFPKENKDEERLILYKGKNAFIIMNNYPYNPGHVMIAPYRHVGKWEDLTDEELLEIMKLSQLIIKALKKAMNPDGFNMGVNLGRVAGAGIDDHVHLHVVPRWNGDTNFMPVLTNTKVIPESLEEAYKELKKAIDEVLASE
- a CDS encoding 2,3-bisphosphoglycerate-independent phosphoglycerate mutase, which translates into the protein MKRKGILIILDGLGDRPVKELEGKTPLEYAKTPNMDKLAKIGILGQQDPIAPGQPAGSDTAHLAIFGYDPYQTYRGRGFFEALGVGLNLDEDDLAFRVNFATIEDRTIIDRRAGRISTEEAHELAKAIQENVKISADFIFVGATGHRAVLVLKGMAKGYRVGENDPHVEGKPPYKFEYEDEESKKVAKILEEFVEKSHKVLKEHPINKKRKEEGKPVANYLLIRGAGTYPNIPMKFTKQWKVKAAAVVATALVKGVARAIGFDVYTPDGATGEYNTDAIAKAKKVVELLNDYDFIFLHFKPTDAAGHDNNPKRKIEMIEMADKMIGYIIKNINLEETIIAITGDHSTPCEVKNHSADPVPLLIAGGGVRTDYTESFGERECMRGGIGRVRGKYIVPMMMDLMGRTEKFGA
- a CDS encoding ThiF family adenylyltransferase — protein: MLTKHEIERQDREIKLLGVEAQEKLKSAKVAIVGLGGLGCPVAYYLAAAGVGTLLLIDCEKPELSNLDRQILYWEEEVGKDSKVNLAKRKLEHFNSHIKVETSDERLSEENVIEVLKEVDVVVDCVDNFETRYIIDRYCQKAKVPLVHGGVNGLYGEVTTIIPEETQSLEDIFSGVKDTDNEKMPIFGSLAGIVGTIEAAEVVKIITNCGNLLTNKLLIVDLARDSFETIELSKPLHKK
- a CDS encoding uracil-DNA glycosylase family protein; amino-acid sequence: MLLRFEGLRKIGEIYINPKNFKVMPLVLRDWRDLLALDEKTYGLYSRTIYNPNERFLVKTLEDEKKVLQLVNLYNEFINNPLKFCHDEYYQYQVSIKGFDGLPFANGWVGSKVVLVGEAPGRKGCGLTGICFYRDASGMLLRKVLFSLGVNPDFVYITNVVKCNPPENKFKGFSKKELSLLEKELKIVKPKGIFAIGRTAYKALKKLGVKSTYLKHPAWYVRRGIRDVTDQMSVEYETIRRFLEDL